From a single Capsicum annuum cultivar UCD-10X-F1 chromosome 12, UCD10Xv1.1, whole genome shotgun sequence genomic region:
- the LOC107850853 gene encoding pleiotropic drug resistance protein 1 — protein MEPTNSRGTSLRERIMKGNSLRGSLSLKMNSTNNSMWTNNGVEIFNRSLRDHEDDEEALKWAALEKLPTFDRLRKGLLFGSKGVADEIDIHDIDFQERNKLLERLVKVADEDNEKFLLKLRQRIDRVGIDLPSIEVRYEHLTIEADTYVGSRALPTFTNFITNFLETILNSFHILPSRKRKLTILNDVSGFIKPCRMTLLLGPPGCGKTTLLLALAGKLDSALKVTGKVTYNGHGMNEFVPQRTAAYISQHDLHIGEMTVRETLEFSAKCLGVGSRYDMLVELSRREKAAKIKPDSDIDIFMKGIAAVGKEASFVTDYVLKLLGLDICADTMVGDEMIRGISGGQKKRVTTGEMLVGPSKALFMDEISTGLDSSTTYSIVNSLRQTVKILNGTAVISLLQPAPETYNLFDDIILLSDGKIVYQGPREEVLGFFESMGFKCPDRKGVADFLQEVTSKKDQEQYWVRRDEPYRFITAKEFAEAYQSFHVGRKLGDELAASYDKSKSHPAALSTQKYGIGKKQLLRVCGERELLLMKRNSFVIIFKFTQLSIMALITMTLFFRTKMHRDTMEDGVKYAGALFFIVTMIFFNGMSDIAMTIYKLPIFYKQRDLLFYPSWAYAIPSSILKIPLQFVEVAFWVFLTYYVIGFDPSPVRFFRHFFLLVLVNIMASGLFRFIGAAGRTMGVANTFGTFVLLLQFALGGFVLSRDDVKKWWLWGYWSSPMMYSMNSILVNEFDGKKWKQIVPNTTDSLGDLVVRSRGFFPNAYWYWIGISALVGFSIIFNICYSVALGYLNPFGTPQAIISEGSDDAKTSSIEEEVSNREGQNKKKGMVLPFEPHSITFDEVIYSVDMPQEMKYQGATEDRLVLLKGVSGAFRPGVLTALMGVSGAGKTTLMDVLAGRKTGGYIEGSIKISGYPKKQETFARISGYCEQNDIHSPYVTVYESLVYSAWLRLSHEVDEKTRKMFVEEVMNLVELTPLRSALVGLPGVNGLSTEQRKRLTIAVELVANPSIIFMDEPTSGLDARAAAIVMRTVRNTVDTGRTVVCTIHQPSIDIFEAFDELFLMKRGGQEIYVGPLGRHSCHLIKYFESMPGVSKIQDGYNPATWMLEVTSAAQEMMLGVDFADLYKKSDLYRRNKALISELSVPRPGTNDLHFDNQYSQPFWTQCMACLWKQHWSYWRNPAYTAVRYIFTIFIALAIGTMFWDLGTKVDKRQDLFNAMGSMYAPVFFLGFQNASSVLPVVAVERTVFYRERAAGMYSAIPYAFGQAFIELPYVFVQAVTYGLIVYAMIGFEWTAAKFFWYLFIMYFTLLYFTFYGMMTIAVTPNQNVAQIVSIFCYAMWNLFSGFIVPRPNIPIWWRWYYWACPVAWTLYGLVVSQFGNLESKIGDTDETVKHFLRRYFGFKRDFLGEVAFVTVAFSVVFAFIFALAIKVFNFQKR, from the exons ATGGAGCCAACAAATTCAAGAGGGACtagtttgagagaaagaataatGAAGGGAAATAGTTTGAGAGGGAGCTTAAGTTTAAAGATGAATAGTACTAATAACTCTATGTGGACTAACAATGGTGTGGAGATTTTTAATCGTTCGTTGAGAGATCACGAAGATGATGAAGAGGCTCTTAAATGGGCAGCTCTTGAAAAACTTCCAACGTTTGATCGTTTAAGAAAAGGTCTTTTGTTTGGATCAAAAGGTGTAGCTGATGAAATCGATATACATGATATTGATTTTCAAGAAAGGAACAAGTTACTTGAAAGGCTTGTGAAAGTTGCAGATGAGGATAATGAGAAGTTCTTGTTGAAACTCAGGCAAAGAATTGACAG AGTTGGGATAGATTTGCCATCCATAGAAGTAAGATATGAGCATCTAACTATTGAGGCAGATACATATGTAGGAAGTAGAGCTTTGCCTACATTTACCAACTTTATCACTAATTTTCTTgag ACAATTTTGAACTCTTTCCATATCCTACCGAGTCGAAAGAGGAAGCTCACTATTCTCAATGATGTGAGTGGTTTCATTAAGCCTTGCCGAATGACTTTGCTTTTAGGACCTCCAGGTTGTGGCAAAACCACTTTATTATTAGCTTTGGCCGGAAAGCTCGACTCTGCCCTTAAG GTTACTGGAAAAGTGACCTATAATGGACATGGAATGAATGAATTTGTGCCACAAAGAACGGCTGCTTATATTAGCCAGCATGATTTACACATCGGAGAAATGACTGTGAGAGAAACCTTGGAATTCTCTGCCAAATGCCTGGGAGTTGGCTCGCGTTATG ATATGTTGGTTGAACTGTCTAGAAGAGAGAAAGCAGCTAAAATCAAGCCAGATTCTGATATTGATATCTTCATGAAG GGAATAGCAGCAGTGGGAAAAGAAGCCAGTTTTGTTACAGATTATGTTctgaag CTTTTGGGGCTAGATATTTGTGCAGATACTATGGTGGGAGATGAAATGATAAGAGGTATTTCAGGAGGACAAAAGAAGCGTGTAACAACGGGTGAAATGCTTGTTGGACCGTCGAAGGCActtttcatggatgaaatctCAACTGGATTGGATAGTTCCACTACTTACTCAATAGTGAACTCTCTAAGACAAACAGTGAAAATCTTGAATGGAACTGCTGTGATATCTCTTTTGCAGCCAGCACCCGAGACCTATAACTTGTTTGACGACATTATTCTGTTATCAGATGGGAAAATTGTCTATCAGGGCCCTCGAGAGGAAGTTCTTGGCTTCTTTGAGTCAATGGGGTTCAAATGTCCTGATAGAAAAGGCGTGGCCGACTTCTTGCAAGAA GTGACTTCAAAGAAGGATCAAGAGCAATATTGGGTGAGGAGGGATGAACCTTACCGGTTTATCACGGCAAAAGAATTTGCTGAGGCATATCAATCATTCCATGTTGGGAGGAAACTCGGGGATGAGCTTGCAGCTTCATATGACAAGAGCAAAAGCCATCCAGCTGCTTTGTCAACTCAAAAGTACGGTATAGGGAAGAAACAACTCTTAAGGGTCTGCGGTGAAAGAGAACTCTTACTAATGAAGCGGAACTCATTTGTTATCATCTTTAAGTTCACTCAG CTTTCAATTATGGCACTCATAACAATGACCCTCTTTTTCCGAACTAAGATGCACCGTGATACTATGGAAGATGGAGTAAAATATGCTGGTGCCCTCTTTTTTATTGTcactatgattttttttaatggaaTGTCTGATATCGCCATGACAATTTACAAACTTCCTATCTTCTACAAGCAAAGGGACCTTCTCTTTTACCCTTCATGGGCTTATGCAATACCGTCAAGTATACTCAAAATTCCTTTACAATTTGTTGAAGTTGCCTTTTGGGTGTTCCTCACTTATTATGTCATCGGATTTGATCCAAGCCCTGTAAG ATTTTTCAGACATTTCTTCCTACTCGTATTAGTAAATATAATGGCGTCAGGATTGTTTCGCTTCATTGGGGCTGCTGGAAGGACCATGGGAGTTGCTAATACATTTGGAACATTTGTTCTACTTTTACAATTCGCATTGGGTGGATTTGTTCTTTCACGAG ATGACGTGAAGAAATGGTGGCTATGGGGTTACTGGTCTTCACCGATGATGTATTCTATGAATTCAATTCTTGTGAATGAATTCGATGGGAAAAAGTGGAAACAGATTGTACCAAATACAACTGATTCACTTGGAGATTTAGTTGTAAGATCTCGAGGGTTCTTTCCAAATGCATACTGGTACTGGATCGGTATCAGTGCACTTGTTGGATTCTCAATCATCTTTAACATTTGCTACAGTGTTGCACTCGGTTATCTCAACC CATTTGGTACGCCGCAAGCTATAATATCAGAAGGCAGTGATGATGCCAAAACATCAAGCATTGAGGAAGAAGTGTCCAATAGGGAGGGCCAAAATAAGAAAAAGGGAATGGTTCTTCCATTTGAACCGCATTCCATCACCTTCGATGAAGTTATATACTCTGTTGACATGCCTCAG GAAATGAAATATCAAGGTGCCACTGAAGATAGATTGGTACTACTGAAAGGTGTATCCGGAGCTTTCAGGCCCGGTGTTTTGACAGCTTTGATGGGAGTTAGTGGTGCTGGGAAAACAACATTGATGGATGTACTGGCCGGAAGAAAAAcaggaggatatattgagggtaGTATCAAGATCTCTGGCTATCCTAAGAAGCAAGAAACATTTGCACGTATATCTGGATACTGTGAGCAGAATGATATTCACTCACCTTATGTTACAGTTTATGAGTCATTAGTATACTCAGCTTGGCTCCGTTTATCTCATGAAGTTGATGAAAAGACCAGAAAG ATGTTTGTTGAGGAAGTTATGAACCTTGTTGAGCTTACGCCATTACGATCAGCCTTAGTTGGTTTGCCAGGAGTCAACGGTCTCTCAACCGAGCAACGCAAAAGGTTGACCATTGCAGTGGAACTAGTGGCAAATCCCTCTATCATTTTCATGGATGAACCAACTTCAGGGCTGGATGCAAGAGCTGCTGCAATTGTGATGAGAACGGTTAGGAACACAGTTGACACAGGAAGAACCGTTGTTTGTACCATTCATCAGCCCAGTATCGACATTTTTGAAGCCTTTGATGAG CTATTTCTAATGAAACGAGGAGGACAAGAAATATATGTTGGTCCATTGGGTCGCCATTCTTGCCATTTGATCAAATACTTCGAG TCAATGCCAGGGGTAAGTAAAATACAAGATGGCTACAATCCAGCAACCTGGATGTTAGAAGTCACAAGCGCGGCTCAGGAAATGATGTTGGGGGTTGATTTTGCTGATTTATATAAGAAATCAGATCTATACAGGAGGAATAAAGCGTTGATTAGTGAACTCAGCGTGCCTCGCCCTGGTACAAATGACCTGCATTTCGATAATCAATACTCACAACCATTTTGGACCCAATGTATGGCTTGCCTTTGGAAGCAACACTGGTCATACTGGAGAAATCCTGCTTATACAGCAGTCCGATATATCTTTACAATCTTCATCGCTTTGGCCATCGGTACAATGTTCTGGGATCTTGGTACTAAAGT GGATAAGAGACAAGATTTGTTTAACGCTATGGGATCAATGTATGCTCCTGTTTTCTTCCTTGGTTTCCAGAATGCTTCATCAGTGCTGCCTGTTGTAGCCGTTGAGCGTACGGTATTTTACAGAGAAAGAGCTGCTGGAATGTATTCTGCCATCCCCTATGCCTTTGGACAA GCTTTCATTGAACTCCCGTATGTCTTTGTGCAAGCTGTTACCTATGGTCTTATTGTCTATGCTATGATTGGATTTGAATGGACCGCGGCCAAGTTCTTTTGGTACTTGTTCATCATGTATTTCACTCTCTTGTACTTCACCTTCTACGGCATGATGACCATTGCTGTTACACCAAATCAAAATGTCGCGCAAATTGTATCTATCTTCTGCTATGCAATGTGGAATCTATTCTCAGGATTCATAGTTCCACGACCT AATATTCCCATATGGTGGAGATGGTACTATTGGGCTTGTCCTGTTGCCTGGACATTGTATGGTTTGGTCGTATCACAATTTGGAAACCTTGAAAGCAAAATTGGTGATACCGATGAAACAGTGAAACATTTCTTGAGACGTTACTTCGGGTTCAAGCGTGATTTTCTTGGAGAAGTTGCATTTGTGACTGTTGCATTTTCTGTTGTTTTTGCTTTCATATTTGCTTTGGCTATTAAGGTATTCAACTTCCAGAAAAGATAA
- the LOC107848774 gene encoding pleiotropic drug resistance protein 1-like encodes MACLWKQHQLYWRNPTYTAVRFLFTVFIALGMGTMFWDLGTKVGKSQDLFNDMGSMYAHILFLGLQHTSAAIPVVAVVFIEIPYIFVQAVFYGVIVYAMIGFKCTITKFFRYLFVMFFTLLYFTFKAMMSIAVAPNQNIAHIVSLFFYAMWNLFSGFIVPRPHNTQGVSYYVTELSLLTNILMPLMQNRVLLYTLPFDGSYTAQQIW; translated from the exons ATGGCTTGCCTTTGGAAGCAACATCAGTTATACTGGCGTAATCCTACTTATACTGCAGTCAGATTTCTCTTTACAGTATTCATCGCGTTGGGCATGGGGACAATGTTCTGGGATCTTGGTACTAAAGT aGGTAAGAGCCAAGATCTATTTAATGATATGGGATCAATGTATGCTCATATACTCTTCCTTGGTCTTCAACATACATCAGCAGCGATTCCTGTTGTAGCAGTT gttTTCATTGAAATTCCATATATCTTTGTGCAAGCTGTTTTCTATGGTGTCATTGTCTATGCTATGATTGGATTTAAATGTACAATAACCAAGTTCTTTCGGTACTTGTTCGTCATGTTTTTCACTCTTTTATACTTCACCTTCAAAGCTATGATGTCCATTGCTGTTGCGCCAAATCAAAATATCGCACATATTGTGTCTCTTTTCTTCTATGCAATGTGGAATCTTTTCTCAGGATTTATTGTTCCACGACCA CATAATACACAAGGAGTATCATATTATGTAACTGAATTATCGCTTTTGACAAATATTCTTATGCCGCTTATGCAAAATCGTGTGCTGTTGTATACCCTCCCCTTTGATGGGTCGTATACGGCTCAACAAATTTGGTAG